A window of Acidobacteriota bacterium contains these coding sequences:
- a CDS encoding P-loop NTPase, whose product MSELDQKQVLEILAPIRNREFGGDSIVALGQVADIRICRPIVSVTVTLPNVGSEVADEIRAQVREAVLRLPEIERVEVAVRTEVSASPTSRVEQDAGPPSGGPGPRAPVPDPTRPEGVQNVVAIASGKGGVGKSTVSANLAVALAADGARVGLLDADVYGPSQTTMFGMDDRPATDERRRLLPLEAHGVRFISMGMLSSKETPVIWRGPMASRLVQQFFSGVVWGELDYLLVDLPPGTGDVQLTIAQTAALAGAVIVTTPQAVARTIAEKGLRMFQPVRVPVLGVIENMSSFACPHCGERTDIFSTGGGEEVAGDLGLPFLGGVPLDPRVVVAGDAGTPTVVRDPESPAAVAYREIARRVALEVARSNQAARDGAAESVHAEGGAMVVRWHDGSEDRFGFEYLRNHCPCATCVDEWSGKRRSLTLLLPTNFAPRKLVPVGNYGVQIHWNDGHETGIYSHHLLRRLARQKEDAPTPVG is encoded by the coding sequence ATGTCCGAGCTCGATCAGAAACAGGTTCTGGAGATCCTCGCCCCGATCCGGAATCGCGAGTTCGGCGGCGACAGCATCGTGGCGCTTGGCCAGGTGGCCGACATCCGTATCTGCCGGCCGATCGTCAGCGTCACGGTGACGCTTCCGAACGTCGGGAGTGAAGTCGCCGACGAGATCCGGGCGCAGGTTCGGGAGGCAGTCCTCCGGTTGCCGGAAATCGAACGGGTGGAGGTGGCGGTGCGCACCGAAGTGAGTGCCTCACCGACATCCCGGGTGGAGCAGGACGCGGGCCCACCATCCGGGGGTCCCGGGCCGCGTGCTCCCGTGCCGGATCCCACCCGACCCGAGGGGGTTCAGAACGTGGTCGCCATTGCGTCCGGCAAGGGCGGGGTGGGAAAGAGCACGGTTTCCGCGAATCTCGCCGTTGCCCTGGCCGCGGACGGCGCTCGCGTCGGCCTTCTGGATGCCGATGTCTACGGACCGTCGCAGACGACCATGTTCGGGATGGATGATCGCCCGGCGACCGACGAGCGCCGCCGGCTGCTCCCGCTCGAGGCTCACGGAGTCCGGTTCATCTCAATGGGGATGCTCTCTTCCAAGGAGACTCCGGTCATCTGGCGCGGACCGATGGCCTCCCGGCTTGTCCAGCAGTTCTTTTCCGGAGTCGTCTGGGGTGAACTGGACTACCTGCTGGTGGATCTCCCACCGGGGACCGGAGATGTACAGCTCACGATTGCCCAGACGGCCGCGCTTGCGGGAGCCGTCATCGTTACGACGCCCCAGGCGGTGGCCCGGACGATCGCCGAGAAGGGACTCCGGATGTTCCAGCCGGTGCGCGTTCCCGTGCTCGGCGTGATCGAGAACATGAGTTCGTTCGCCTGTCCGCACTGCGGAGAGCGAACCGACATCTTTTCGACCGGCGGTGGCGAGGAAGTCGCCGGGGATCTGGGCCTGCCCTTCCTGGGCGGCGTGCCGCTCGATCCGCGGGTGGTCGTGGCCGGAGACGCGGGAACGCCGACGGTCGTCCGCGATCCCGAGAGTCCCGCCGCCGTCGCCTATCGGGAGATCGCCCGCCGGGTCGCACTCGAAGTGGCGCGATCCAACCAGGCCGCACGGGATGGAGCCGCCGAATCGGTACACGCGGAAGGCGGCGCGATGGTCGTGCGCTGGCACGATGGCTCGGAAGACCGTTTCGGGTTCGAGTACCTGCGGAACCATTGCCCGTGTGCCACCTGCGTGGACGAGTGGAGCGGCAAGCGCCGGTCGTTGACCCTATTGCTACCGACCAACTTCGCGCCCCGGAAGCTCGTTCCCGTCGGCAACTACGGTGTGCAGATCCATTGGAACGACGGCCATGAGACCGGGATCTACAGCCACCACCTGCTGCGCCGGCTCGCCCGGCAGAAGGAAGACGCCCCGACCCCGGTCGGCTAG
- a CDS encoding bifunctional (p)ppGpp synthetase/guanosine-3',5'-bis(diphosphate) 3'-pyrophosphohydrolase, whose product MIRFETIRDRVRSYQPDADFDLLRAAYVVAAKAHQGQVRLSGEPYLNHPLEVAGILADLKLDIVSVACGLLHDVVEDTKVTNQDLERRFGRDVSRVIDGLTKLSRVEFSSAEANQAENVRKMIIAMTDDTRVILIKLADRLHNMRTLDFLREEKRQRIATETLDVYAPIAGRLGIGRIEAELQDLALRHLEPQTYKVLEARVKAKKRWAEDFIRDLSRTLKRELQAEEIPGELSGRTKSIYSIYRKMHRQQIELDQMYDFIALRLVTDTVPHCYTALGVIHNVWKPIPGRIKDFIAMPRVNGYQSLHTSLMTESGTHFEVQIRTTDMHRVAEEGIAAHWSYKSSGSYGEQDIKRFAWLRQVLEWQKEVKDPHEFLSSLKIDLYPDEVHCFTPRGEVKSLPRGATPIDFAYAIHTEVGHGCIGARVNGAMAPLRYELRNGDICEILTRKNHLPSEDWLKIARTNRAKSKIRARLNAEAKRESIEIGRKLLEKEARSHGLSLRRVRSAPGLADAMKRHGAPNLDDLYAAIGYGKVSAARALADAVPADQLKRAPEKEPPSESGFAGAVRRIIGRDPGQILVSGQNDILVHRARCCSPLPGEAIAGYITKGKGVAVHAAKCRHLADLARDPERQVDVSWKSTTGTRYDAGFLVRVENRKGMLADITKIIAEADTDIRAFEGAADDAERGDIYVTVAVENAKEVGAISRLLQTVPGVIEVQRGSPTR is encoded by the coding sequence ATGATTCGGTTCGAGACGATTCGGGACCGGGTCCGCTCGTACCAGCCCGACGCCGATTTCGACCTGCTCCGCGCGGCCTACGTGGTGGCCGCCAAGGCGCATCAGGGACAGGTCCGCCTCTCGGGCGAGCCCTACCTGAACCATCCGCTCGAGGTGGCCGGGATCCTCGCGGACCTGAAGCTCGACATCGTCTCCGTCGCCTGCGGCCTCCTCCACGACGTAGTCGAGGACACCAAGGTCACGAACCAGGATCTGGAGCGACGGTTCGGCCGGGACGTGAGCCGGGTGATCGATGGCCTCACCAAGCTGAGCCGCGTGGAGTTCAGTTCCGCGGAGGCCAACCAGGCGGAAAACGTTCGCAAGATGATCATCGCGATGACCGACGACACCAGGGTCATCCTCATCAAGCTCGCCGATCGGCTGCACAACATGCGGACGCTCGACTTTCTCCGGGAGGAGAAGAGGCAGCGGATCGCCACCGAGACGCTGGACGTCTACGCCCCGATCGCGGGGCGGCTTGGAATCGGGCGGATCGAAGCCGAGCTCCAGGATCTGGCGCTTCGTCACCTCGAACCCCAGACCTACAAGGTTCTCGAGGCTCGGGTCAAGGCCAAGAAACGGTGGGCCGAAGACTTCATTCGTGACCTCAGCCGGACGCTGAAGCGCGAGTTGCAGGCGGAAGAGATCCCGGGTGAACTGTCCGGCCGAACCAAGAGCATCTATTCCATCTATCGCAAGATGCATCGGCAGCAGATCGAGCTCGATCAGATGTACGACTTCATCGCCCTGCGGCTGGTGACCGATACGGTGCCCCACTGCTACACGGCGCTGGGAGTGATTCACAACGTCTGGAAGCCCATCCCGGGGCGGATCAAGGACTTCATCGCGATGCCGCGCGTCAACGGCTACCAATCCCTCCATACGAGCCTGATGACCGAGTCGGGGACACACTTCGAAGTCCAGATTCGCACCACGGACATGCACCGGGTGGCGGAAGAGGGGATCGCCGCCCACTGGAGCTACAAGTCTTCCGGCAGCTACGGCGAACAGGACATCAAGCGCTTCGCCTGGCTCCGCCAGGTTCTCGAATGGCAAAAGGAGGTCAAGGATCCCCACGAGTTCCTGAGCAGCCTGAAGATCGACCTCTACCCCGACGAGGTGCACTGCTTCACTCCGCGCGGGGAGGTCAAGTCGCTTCCCCGCGGAGCGACACCCATCGATTTCGCCTACGCCATCCACACGGAGGTCGGGCACGGCTGCATCGGAGCACGGGTCAACGGGGCCATGGCCCCCCTTCGGTACGAGCTGCGGAACGGGGACATCTGCGAAATCCTCACCCGCAAAAACCATCTGCCGAGCGAGGATTGGCTCAAGATCGCCCGCACGAACCGTGCGAAGAGCAAGATCCGGGCTCGGTTGAACGCCGAGGCCAAGCGGGAGAGCATCGAGATCGGCCGGAAGCTTCTGGAGAAAGAAGCACGGTCCCACGGTTTGAGCCTGCGACGGGTCCGCTCCGCGCCGGGGCTCGCCGATGCGATGAAGCGCCACGGAGCTCCCAACCTGGACGACCTCTATGCCGCGATCGGCTACGGCAAGGTGTCGGCTGCCCGCGCGCTGGCCGACGCCGTCCCCGCGGACCAGCTCAAGCGCGCGCCCGAGAAGGAACCTCCCTCGGAGTCCGGGTTCGCGGGCGCCGTCCGACGCATCATCGGGCGTGATCCGGGACAGATCCTGGTGAGTGGCCAGAACGACATCCTGGTGCACCGGGCCCGGTGCTGTTCTCCGCTACCGGGCGAGGCCATCGCCGGGTACATCACGAAAGGCAAGGGCGTCGCGGTTCATGCGGCCAAGTGCCGGCACCTCGCGGACCTCGCGCGCGACCCGGAACGCCAGGTCGACGTGTCCTGGAAGTCCACCACCGGAACCCGATACGACGCCGGCTTCCTGGTGCGGGTCGAGAACCGCAAGGGAATGCTCGCGGACATCACCAAGATCATCGCGGAGGCGGACACCGATATCCGGGCCTTCGAAGGCGCCGCTGACGATGCGGAACGCGGCGATATCTATGTGACCGTTGCGGTGGAGAACGCCAAGGAGGTTGGCGCCATTTCCCGTCTGCTACAGACGGTCCCGGGTGTGATCGAGGTCCAGCGCGGGTCGCCGACTCGGTAG
- a CDS encoding TonB-dependent receptor plug domain-containing protein produces the protein MNQNRLATRYGMVPVAALALVFSTVVSEPATGATQEQEGQETEERQEETEGAPDPADIIPRFTDQVVVSASRVEQEIVNAPAAIAVIPTEVIETQAASNFGDLLRQAPGVNVTQLSSTHYSVTSRGSSAALATSQLVLVDGRSVYQDFFGFTSWDFLSVGLDDLERIEVVNGPASAIWGANAMSGVVNLITKAPRDALGTTLNLRFGSFDRNVTGNPMDAGNQLMGSLTHAQALNDRFAYRATVSFTQHDPLPRPFGEIPNDTGTLYPPLQGVTAQMPKVDLRADWDAPDGQSGFRFSGGYAGSQGILHSGIGPFNVQNGASMSYGRVQYVRGSMEIGAFLNRTSAGFD, from the coding sequence GTGAACCAGAACCGCCTCGCCACTCGCTACGGGATGGTGCCGGTGGCTGCACTCGCTCTTGTGTTCTCCACCGTAGTCTCGGAGCCGGCAACAGGCGCAACCCAGGAACAGGAGGGGCAGGAAACCGAAGAACGGCAGGAAGAAACGGAAGGGGCCCCCGATCCCGCCGACATCATCCCGCGCTTCACCGACCAGGTCGTGGTGTCCGCCTCCCGGGTCGAGCAGGAGATCGTGAATGCGCCTGCCGCGATCGCGGTGATACCGACCGAGGTGATCGAGACCCAGGCCGCCAGCAACTTCGGCGACCTGCTGCGCCAGGCCCCGGGGGTGAACGTAACGCAGCTTTCCAGCACGCATTACAGCGTCACGAGCCGCGGCTCCTCAGCCGCCCTGGCCACCTCGCAGCTGGTCCTGGTGGACGGGCGTTCGGTGTATCAGGACTTTTTCGGCTTCACCAGTTGGGACTTTCTCTCGGTGGGACTGGACGACCTGGAGCGGATCGAGGTGGTGAACGGACCGGCTTCGGCGATCTGGGGAGCGAACGCCATGAGCGGCGTCGTGAACCTGATCACCAAGGCGCCGCGGGACGCTCTGGGCACAACGCTGAACCTCCGGTTCGGTTCGTTCGATCGCAACGTCACCGGCAACCCGATGGACGCGGGCAACCAGCTCATGGGGTCCCTGACCCACGCGCAGGCGCTGAACGATCGCTTCGCCTACCGGGCAACCGTCAGCTTCACCCAGCACGATCCGCTTCCGCGGCCCTTCGGCGAGATCCCGAATGACACGGGCACTCTTTACCCGCCGCTGCAGGGAGTGACGGCCCAGATGCCGAAGGTGGATCTGCGAGCCGACTGGGACGCGCCGGACGGCCAGAGCGGATTCCGGTTCTCCGGTGGATACGCGGGCAGCCAGGGGATCCTCCACTCCGGGATCGGTCCCTTCAACGTCCAGAACGGGGCAAGCATGTCGTATGGCCGGGTTCAGTACGTACGCGGCTCCATGGAGATCGGGGCCTTCCTGAACCGGACCTCCGCGGGCTTCGACT